Genomic DNA from Fimbriimonas ginsengisoli Gsoil 348:
GTTAAGGGCAGACGCGACGGCTTCGCTGGACACAATGCCCACGCCGCCGCGGTACATCACGCGGAATACGATCGCCTATCTGGATGGCCACGTTCAGGACGAGATCACCGATCAAACTCCCCCGGCCGACCTGTATCAGGAGTCGCGCACACGCCTCAAACGCGTTGCGCTCGGGATGGCGATGTACGGTAGCGATTACGACGACCGGCTTCCTTTCGCCGGCAAGTGGATGGACCAACTCTCGCCTTACGTAACGACTGCCAACAGTTTCCGCTCGCCGGCGGTGGAGCTTGCGAATCCAGCGAATTACGGCTTTGCCCTAAACCAGGGGATCGCTTCGCACAGCTTCGCCGAGTTCGACAATCCGGCGACGATGATTTCGATCTTCGATTCGACGCTCCTGAACAGAAACGCAACTGGTCCGACGACCACGGTGCCGAGTCCGCCCAGATACGGCTTGAACAATACGATCGCGTATCTCGACGGGCATGTCCCGTAGACGGTTCTGCGACCCGCTCCGGGGTCGGTTCAGACCGGCACCTCTTCCCCGGGTAGGAAACCCGGGGCTAATTTCTGGCACCCTTCCAGGGTGGATGCGCGGAAGGGAGAATGCTGGCAGGGGGCCATGTCAGCCTATGCAGGAATTAGCGGATGTTGAAGTACTTCGCGTCGGGATGGTGGACGATGATCGCGCTGGTGCTTTGCTCGGGGACTAACATGAATTCCTCGCTTAGCTCCAGGCCGATCTCTTCCGGACGCAGGAGATCGAAGAGCTTTGCCTGATCCTCTAAGTTAGGGCAGGCGGGGTAGCCGAAGGAGTAACGAGCGCCGTGGTAGCGGGCACTGAAGAGGAGCCGCATCTCCTCGGGCTCCTGGTCGCCGATTCCCATCTCGAGGCGGATCTGACGGTGCCAATACTCGGCCAACGCCTCCGCCGTCTCGACCCCCATGCCGTGTACGTACAGGTAGTCCTGGTAGTCGCCTCGATCGAAGAGACTCCTTTCCAGCACAGAAGTATCTCCGCCGACGGTGACCACGTGGAAGGCTACGGTATCGACAATTCCGGAGCCTACTGGCTGGAAGAAATCGCTGAGGCACTGACGCCGGCCGTCTCGCTGGCGAGGGAAGTTGAACCGGGTTCGCTCGGTTCGGGCGTCGTCTTGATAAATGATCAGGTCGTTCCCTTCGCTGGCGCAAGGGAAGTAGCCCCATTTAACGCGCGGCTTGAGAACCGACGCCAACTCTCGCTTGAGACGCTCGAAGACCGGTTCGACGTTTTCCGCGAGCCATTGGGTGAATTCCGGGTTGGACATGCCGTCCGGGCGCTTATATTGCCACTGGCCACGGAATAGGGCGATCGGGTTGATGTACTTGTACAGCTCGAAAATGTCGAACTTGGTGTGCTTGCGGTCGCCGTAGAAAGGGAGCTTCGGCGGTTCGGCGACGGGCTCGACATCGGAGCGCTCGCCGGTGAAGACGTAGAGCGCGGAGTCGATGACTCCGACCCGGTGGCTCTGCACCCGGGGCGTCGCCTCATCGACTTCTTCCACCGCGGGAGCCGGACGCTCCAAGGTTGCGGTGCCGGTTCGGCCGAGATCGCCCATGAGGCGCAGCCCCTCGAAAGCGTCCTGGGCGTAAAAGACCTGGCCCTCGTAGATGTCCCTAAGATCTTGCTCGACGTATCCTCGGGTAAGCGCGGCTCCGCCGAGAATGACCGGCATATCGCTCAACCCGCGCTGGTTCATCTCCAGCAGGTTGTCGCGCATGATGAGCGTGCTTTTTACGAGGAGTCCGCTCATGCCGATGACTTGGCAGCGGTGTTCTTCGGCTTTTTCGAGGATCGAGTTGATCGGTTGCTTGATGCCAATGTTGACGACCCGGTAGCCGTTGTTCGAAAGGATGATGTCGACGAGGTTCTTGCCGATGTCGTGGACGTCCCCGGCGACGGTGGCCAGCAAGATCGAGCCTTTCTCCGATCCTTCGACCTTCTCCATATGCGGCTCCAGGTGGCGCACCGCCGTCTTCATCACCTCCGCGCTCTGGAGCACGAACGGAAGCTGCATCTTGCCGGAGCCGAACAGCTCACCGACGGTTTTCATACCGTCGAGCAGGATCTCGTTAATGATCTGCAACGGCGGATAGACGGCCATCGCCTCGTCGAGGTCGCGCTCGAGGTTCTTCTTGATCCCGTCGACGATGTGCTTCTTCAGCCGGTCCTCAACGCCAAGCCCTTCGAACGGATCGGCCGACCCGCTGGAGAGCTTAACCGTCTCAAACCGCGCCATCAACTCATGGAGCGGATCGTAGGTACAAACCTTCTCCGGACCGGCTTCAGACACGGTTAAGAAGGATACCGGGGTTCGGATGGGCGTTGAGCGTTAAGGCGTTGGGCGTTAGGCGGGAAGGGGGTTCGAGTGTTATGGTATTAGGCTGTAGCAGAGGTGGCTGCCTGTCTCATAGGTCTCAGGGGTGCCATCCGTCCCGTCGACGGAAACGCCCAACGCCTTAACGCCACAACGCCCTCATCCAATTCCTTTCGTCGCGGCAATCCGCATCGCCTCCGCGAAGCGATCGATTTCGTCGACGGTCGAGTAGACGTTCGGGGTGACTCGGATACCGGACATGTGATCGGTGCCGATCGTTGTCGTGTAGATCGAATGCTTGGCCAGGAGCCAGGCCTGGAGGTCGCCAGGCTTGATGTCGTCGATGGAAACCAGGGTGAGGGCGCACGAGTGGCGGGGATCAAGGTTGGTCGAGAACTTGACCTTCGGCAGGTCGACGATCTTGTCGGTCCATCGATGTCGTAGATAGCGGAACCGGGCCGCTTTGCGCTCGACGCCGATCATCTCGTGGAAGGTGAGGGCCTCTCCGATCGCGTTGTGGTTAGCCGCTGGGTGGGTGCCGATCTCTTCGAACTTGCGGATATCTCCCTTCTGAGCTTCGCTGGAAGCCATCAGGGACCAGACCTCGGGAATGCGCGATTTCCGGATGTGGAGAAATCCGGTACCGAGGGGCGCCATCAGCCACTTGTGGAGGGACGTCCCGTAGAAGTCGCAGGCCAAGTCGTCGCGCATAAACGGGAACTGGGCAAACGCGTGAGCCCCGTCCACCAGGACGGGGATCCCATGCCGGTTGCCTAGCTCGCAGACCTGACGGACGGGGAAGATCTGACCGTTCAAGAACGACACCTGAGAGACGAGGATCAGCTTCGTTTCCTTTGTGATCCCTCTTTCGAAGATGTCGACCAGCTCGCGAGGATCTTTCGGAACCGTCGGCGGGACCACCTGAACCATTCGGATGCCGTCACGCCGCTCCCGCTGCTGAAGCGTGGTGATATTCCGGGGGTAGTCGCTGGTGGTCGTCAGCACCTCGGCGCCGCGGGGGAGATCCAGACCGAAAAGGACATTCTCCAGCGATTCACTCGCGTTGCGGGTGATCGCGATCTCTTCGGCGTCGCAACCAAATGTGCGGGCGAGGCGGCGGCGAACGGATTCGACTTCCGGTTCGAGCTGCTGCCACATCACCTGGCTGGGAGCCTGATTACTGAACTCGATTTGCCGCCGCAGTACGTCTTGCACGACTCGCGGTGATGGGGAACAGCCGCCGTTGTTGAAGTTGACCACGTTCCGATCCAGCGAGAACGCTTGCTGAATCCCGCCCCAAAACTCCTCGTCCTGCGCGGCTACCTCCGGGTCGGCGTCGGTGGTGAGCATCAACCGTTCGACCCGGTCGAGCGTATCGTTTCGGAACGCCGCGAGCGCCACGGCGGCGCTCACGAAGTGGCGACGTGAAAGCATTTGTCCATCATGCGTCAACTGCTATCCTCCGTGTATCTCTTGAGGGATTTGCTTTATGAAATCGTTGCTTCTAGCCCGCATTGCCATTGTTGCTTCATTGCTTGCTCCCTATAGCTTGGTCATCGCCCAAGGCGTGGAGACCGATCCGGCAATTTCTGGCCTGCTTAGCGGGCTTCGAGTCCCGCTGACGATGCAGGCGGCCGATCTCAGCGCCGACTATCACGCGGTTCGTATTTCTACCGGCGCGGCTCCGGATCCGGTCGCGGGCATGTTGCCGTTCATGATGCTCGGCGTCTCTACGACGGGAGGGGCGCAAAACCTCGACCTCCAGAAGGCGCTAGCTCTTAGTTGGACGAAAGGGGATATCGTGCTAGTTGGCGCCGAGCGATTCCTGGTTTCCTATAAGCTCGACCTCAACCCGGTGGATTTTGTCATGAGGACGGCACGCGTTCCGGGTCAAGAGGCGGAGAAGCCGGCACCTTTGCCCACGGATCTGCGGCTGGCCCTCGTGAAGCTGAACGCGATCCAAGAAATCGAATACGCGCCCAAGATGACTCCCGACAACTTCCGAAGGATTCTCGGTGCGGGGAGAGCCCCGACAGTGATGGACGCGGTGGGGGAGAGGGCCGACGAAACCGTAACGGTGAGCAACATGAAGCAGGTTGCGCTGTCCCTAGTTATGTACACGAACGACTATGACGACGTTCTGCCTTACGCTCAAGGCACTCACGCGGTTCAGTACGTGACCTACCCGTACCTGAAGAACATCAAGGCGTGGGAAACTAGAAACCCCAATGGAGGGGAGTTTAGATTCAACCTCGCGGTGGGAGGGGTAAGTATGCCCGCGTTCGAGGCCCCGGCGGAAACCCCGATGGTTTACGAATCCAAAGCCTGGCCGGATGGCAAACGAACCGTGGGTTTCCTGGATGGCCACGTCAAGCGAGTGGATCAGGAAGAGTGGAAAAAGATGCAGAAATTCCTAACCCGTTGGCTTCCGGCATCGGGCAAGCCTTTTCCTCTCAATTACGGAAAGGACTGGAAACCGGCGGGATAAGATAGGCATTATGCGTCGCTCTCTCGTTTTTGCCCTGTCGGCGGTCGCGGTGGCTTCTGCCGTCGGCTTCCAGCGCCAGCTTAGCCCTCAGTTGCAGGTCAAGCAGATCGGGGCGGTCGTCAACACCAAGGCGCTGGCGATCGCGCTCAATATGTATGCCGAGGACGCAGACGGGATCTATCCAAACGTTCGTAATCTGAAATCGCTCAAGGTGGTGACTTGGCCCTACGTCAAGGACAAATCCACCTGGAAAACCGAGAACCCGAAGAGCGAGATCAGGTTCAACAGCTCGGTCGGCGGGGTGGCCAAAGCGTCGATCAAAAACCCCGCGGAAATCGTAATGTTCTACGAATCGAAGCCGTGGCCGGATGGTCTCCGGGCGGTTTCGTTTGTCGACGGCCACGCCCGCCTCGTTCACACTTTCGACTGGGGGAAGATCGCCGGCACCCTGGTGAACCGGGATCTCGCGAAGGTGGCGCTGCCGCTACCGGAAGATCTTGGCAAAGCTTGGAAGGACTGAGCCAGAAAAATAGCGACCTCGGGAAGTTGCCTTCCCGAGGTCGCTACGCTATTTGAGTGTCCGATTACTGGGTCGTGACCCAGGAATAGGTGCGGTGCGTGTACACCGATGGATAGTAGATGGCGTCGGCCATTCGGGCGTCGCCCTTCACCATCCGCACGAGGACGTCCTTCTGCCGGTCGCTGGCGGTGTTGTTCCACCAATCCGTGAGGATTCCGGCGGACGTGTCATTCAGGTCGGACTTCAGGATGTCCAGAGCTTCGATATAGCTCAGATCCTTCGGCTTGATCGATTTGGTCATGACCATGCGCATCGGCCGCCAACTCGCCTCGGTGTTGGACCAATCCATGTTCGAGGCGTTCCAGTCGGGGGTCGTGGTCGTTGCGACGGTCGTCGTGGTGGTACCGGTGGTGTCGGTAGTCGTCGTGCTGGTCGTCGTGACCGTGGTATCGGGGAACCGATAGGCCAGCATGCGATCGTTGATCATGATCGCCTGTTTGTGGCTATTCGCAAGGCCCCACAAGAGCGCGTGTTCGACGCTGGAAGGGGCTCGATCGAGCATCGTAGCGAGGCAATAGCGGTCGCCACCGCTAAGCACGTCGTTCGCTCGCGACTCGACGGCTTTTCGAACCTCCATATCCGACTTTCCGGACATGTCCCAATCCTTGTCGCTCCACATCATGGGGCGAGAAGTTTGGTATTCGGTGGTGGTCATCGTGTTCTGGGCGAACGCCGACATCGAGATCGTGGCTAGCGCGGCCAAGGTAAGTCTTTTCAGCATAGGGGCTCTCCTCTTTCAGTAGGCGGGCGGGCAAACGCCACCGCGCCTCACGAAGTTATTGAAGGAGAGACCCCAGCAATTGTTTCAGGCAGTCCTAGGTCCTTTCCCCTTAATCTTCGCTCATTCGTAGTGCCGGCCAAAGTTACGCGGGGCGAACGCCGGTCGCCAACAAAGTGTGCTCCGCGTGACGCAAATGGTGATCGAGGCTGAACAGCTCTTCGACTTCTTCGGGAGTGAGGCGCTCCCGGACATCGGGATCTTCAGCGACGCTCGACTTGAAGTCGAACCCTTCCCACGCCTTCGCGGCGTTCCGCTGGGCGACTTTGTAGGCGGCTTCCCGCGACATGCCGGCATGGATGAGGGCGATCATTACATGCTCGCTGAAGACCAAGTCTCCCATCTGACGCAAGTTCTTCGCCATGTTCTCGGGGAACACGACCAATCCCTTCAGGATCGTCGTCAGCCGTCCCAGCATGAAGTCCGCAAGCTGGCACGAATCGGGGAAGACGATTCGCTCCAAGGAGGAGTTGGTCAGGTCGCGCTCGTGCCAGGTGGCCACGCTTTCGAGCATCGCGTGGGAGTTACCGCGGAGCAGTCGGGCGAGGCCGCAAACCGTCTCCGAGTTCCAAGGGTTCCGCTTGTGCGGCATTGCGCTGCTGCCGGTCTGACCCTGGGCGAATGCCTCCTGGACCTCCAGAATCTCCGTCCGCTGCAGGTTCCGCAACTCGGTAGCGATCCGCTCCAGTCCAGCGCCGAGGAGGGCGAGGACGTTTAGAAAGTTAGCGTGTCGGTCGCGGTTGATGATTTGCGTGCTGGCCGGATCGGGGCGAAGACCCAGGCGCTCGCAGACGATCGTCTCCATTTCTGGGGACGTGATCGCGTGGATTCCCACCGCGCCGGAGACTTTGCCGACCGCGATGTCCTCGCGTGCTTGCTTGAGGCGCTCGATGTTTCGCGAGAGCTCGGCGTACCAGTTGGCCGCCTTGAAGCCGAAGGTGATCGGCTCGGCGTGGATGCCGTGGGTCCGCCCAATTTCGGGAGTCATCGCGTGTTCGTTCGCGAGCCGCTTGATCTCCGTCCCCAGCGCCTCGGCGCTGCGGATCAGGACATCGCCGGAGTCTCGCAACATCATTCCGAGGGCGGTGTCGATCACGTCGTAACTGGTGACACCCATGTGAACGTAACGGCCGGCTTCGCCGATGTTCTCGGAGAGATTCCGGACGAACGCCATGAGGTCGTGACGGGTTTCTTTCTCGATCTCGTCGCACCGGGCGAGGTCGAAACTGGATTTCGCGCGTACTGTTTCCAGCGCCTCCGCGGGTACCGCGCCAAGTTGCGCGTGAGCTTCGACGATCGCGATCTCCACCTCCTGCCACCGCTGGTATTTGGCTTCACGGGACCAAATGGCGTTCATGGCAGGGGTGGTATATCGCTCAATCATTCTTCTAAGGGTACCCGTGGCGCCGGCTTCCAGCCGGTAGCCTCTTACCCGGCAAACCGTGACGGAGAAGGGCTACCGGCTGGAAGCCGGCGCCACGATGGTACAATGATTGCCGCCGAGAGGTTGGGGCGCTGATTGCCGGCGTTCGGAATTCACGGTCGAAACTCGTTCGGGCGCGTTTGCGCCTGAGACGGACAAGAGAAAGTATCAATGGCAGGAATTAAAATTCGCATTAGGCTTCGCGCCTACGATCACCGTATTATTGACAGCTCGGCGGAGAAGATCGTCGACCAGGCGAAGCGCACCGGCGCCCGTGTTTCGGGCCCGATCCCGCTTCCTACCCACATCCGCAAGTTCTGCGTCATCCGCGGCCCGCACATCGACAAGGAGTCGATGGAGCACTTCGAGCTTCGGACCCACAACCGGCTCATCGACATCCTCGAGCCGACCAACAAGACGATCGATGCGCTAATGCGCCTCGACCTCCCGAGCGGCGTCGACATCGAAATCAAGTCGGCGTAAGACCAACAAAGCAAAAAGACGACCCGCTCTAAGTAGAGCGGGGCGTCTTTTTTGTTGGGGCGAGGTGGTTTAACCGCCTTGCTTCAGATAGGCGTCGATGAACTTTCGGTAAGCGTCGGCGAAGTTCGGCTCCTTGATGTCGATCTTGGCATCCAGACGCATCGCCTTCATTTCTTTGTCGATGTTGTTCTTGACATTGCCTCGGTCCATCATGAGCTTCTTGCGAACTCGTACCTTTAGCTTATCGTCGAGGGAGAGCTTCTTCGCCGCGATGATGTTCTCGACGAGGAACTTCACGTACGCGGTTTCCCCGCCCTGAAGCTGGGTAGGAATCCAGTCGGTGGTGCCGCCGATCTTTGTCGCCGCGATGGCGTTTCGGACCGAGGCGCCCAGCATCGTTTCCGGCACTTGGCCATATTCGCCGCCGATCCCCTTGGTGAGGTCGGTGCTGTACTTCTTCGCGGTGTCGGCGAAGGAGGTTCCGCCCGACAGGGCGCTGTCCACCGCGCTCTTGTCGGCGTCGGCCTTCACGACGATGACCCGGAGCTGATACTTCTTTGGGATCGTGAACTCGTCGGGGTGGGCGTTGAAGTAGCTGGCGACCTCTTGATCGGTCACCGTCACGCCGAAGGTTTGGATTTTGAATTGGGCGAGCTCGTAACGAATTTGGTAGCGGAGGTCGTCCAGACTGCGGCCGGTGCCGATCCAGAGCTCATCGAGGTTCGGGGTCTCTTCCTTCCGATTGCGGTACTCGGCGTCGACCTCCATGTCGGTTGGCGAGACGCCCTTCTTCTTTGCGAGCTGGAATACGAGCCGCTCGGTGATGAGCTGCTCGATGGTTAGGAAGCCGGGGGGGAATTCGCTGATCGTAGCGCCGGTCTTTTTGCCAACGCCGGGAAGGAACTCCATGCGGTGGTAATACTCGCCCCCCTTGATCTCCTCACCGTTGACGATAACGACGGTGCGGGCAGGGTCGACTTGGGCGAATGCCGCGGTAGCGGCGAGCACGGCGAGTGCCGCGATGAACATCTTCTTCAAATGGGGTCCTCCGGAAAGCGGGCTGATAGCTCTTATTACACCCAGCAACGCTCACTATGACGCCCGTTCCCGCTCGAAACTTCGACTAATTCCCATCTTTCCCGGCAAAAGGGTTCATGGCGCCGGTCGCTCATCCGGTTCTTCCAAGACCGCGCATCTTGCGAAGAGCTCCAATAATCGCCGTTTCGCACGGCAAAAACTCTAGTACAATTGCCTGGAAAGGTCAACGAAGGAGGAACCCTGATGCTTCAGAAACTTACTTTGTCGTTGCTTGCTTTGCTTTTGGCCGCCAGCGTCCACCCCGCAAGCGATCCAGTCAGAAAGCACATTCGCCCTGTGAAGACGAACTGGAAGATCACCGGCCAGCTTGTCGAGGCCTGCTCCTGTAACGCCGCTTGCCCGTGTTGGTTTGGCTCGATGCCGAGCCGCATGGCATGCAGTGGCAATCAGGTCGTGTTTATCAAATCCGGCAGATACGGCTCCGTCCCGCTCGACGGATTGGCCGTCGCCCAATTCGTGAAGAGTCCCGATGGGAAGTCGATGCTGGAGTCGTTCGGGAGCTGGGATCTCGATAGCGTCTATATCGACGAGCGAGCCAATCCGCAGCAACGGGCCGCGCTGGTCGATGTCGCCAAGCACCTGTTCGCGCCTAGTGCGAAGAGTCGCGAGATCAGGTACGTGCCCATCAGTCGCCGGATGGAAGGGAAGGAGTTCCTCGTGAGTGTCGGCAAGGTCAGCGACATCTCAGGTCATCTGATCGACGGCGGCTTCACTGGCGCGCCAAAGATCGTCAACCCACCCTTGGCCGACCCGACCCACCGGTCGTTCCAGCAGGGCGTCGCCACTCGGTTGACTTTCACGGATATGGGTCAGAACTGGGACTTCAAGAACACCAACTTCATGGTCAACGACTTCACCGTCGACAACGCCGAGTACGAGAAGTACGAAGCCGCCATGGCCGAGAAGATGAAGAAGGCAAACAAGCCGCACTAATCGCGGTCACAGGCTGGCCGGGCAGCGCCGGCCAGCATCTTGGGCCTCAATCGAGAATGGGATCGAATGGAGCCCACTTATTCTTGAACCCTTTCGACGCACAGTAGACGTTCCGTGACACGATCCCGTAGAGTCCGGAACTCGTTCGTAATCTTCTGATGGAATGCAGCATCGAGTGCGATAGTGTCTCCGCTTTTTGCTCCGCCCAGATACTGCGGCGCAACGTGATAGGTTGCGAGACTTGACGTGAAGGGCTTTGGCGAAACCTGCTGCGTGGCTTGGTGGAGATTATGGTTTGGGCGCGAGTTACGAGCGCCTTAAGAATATCTATCGACATCTCGAAAAGGTCAGGGCGTGATCCTCTAGCCGAAGAACCGGGTTAGGGAATCGCTTAGCGCTTTCGCGGTGTAGCTAACGAGCGGGATGCTGGCGTCGTAGCG
This window encodes:
- a CDS encoding DUF1326 domain-containing protein, whose translation is MLQKLTLSLLALLLAASVHPASDPVRKHIRPVKTNWKITGQLVEACSCNAACPCWFGSMPSRMACSGNQVVFIKSGRYGSVPLDGLAVAQFVKSPDGKSMLESFGSWDLDSVYIDERANPQQRAALVDVAKHLFAPSAKSREIRYVPISRRMEGKEFLVSVGKVSDISGHLIDGGFTGAPKIVNPPLADPTHRSFQQGVATRLTFTDMGQNWDFKNTNFMVNDFTVDNAEYEKYEAAMAEKMKKANKPH
- the purB gene encoding adenylosuccinate lyase, giving the protein MIERYTTPAMNAIWSREAKYQRWQEVEIAIVEAHAQLGAVPAEALETVRAKSSFDLARCDEIEKETRHDLMAFVRNLSENIGEAGRYVHMGVTSYDVIDTALGMMLRDSGDVLIRSAEALGTEIKRLANEHAMTPEIGRTHGIHAEPITFGFKAANWYAELSRNIERLKQAREDIAVGKVSGAVGIHAITSPEMETIVCERLGLRPDPASTQIINRDRHANFLNVLALLGAGLERIATELRNLQRTEILEVQEAFAQGQTGSSAMPHKRNPWNSETVCGLARLLRGNSHAMLESVATWHERDLTNSSLERIVFPDSCQLADFMLGRLTTILKGLVVFPENMAKNLRQMGDLVFSEHVMIALIHAGMSREAAYKVAQRNAAKAWEGFDFKSSVAEDPDVRERLTPEEVEELFSLDHHLRHAEHTLLATGVRPA
- a CDS encoding peptidylprolyl isomerase, which translates into the protein MFIAALAVLAATAAFAQVDPARTVVIVNGEEIKGGEYYHRMEFLPGVGKKTGATISEFPPGFLTIEQLITERLVFQLAKKKGVSPTDMEVDAEYRNRKEETPNLDELWIGTGRSLDDLRYQIRYELAQFKIQTFGVTVTDQEVASYFNAHPDEFTIPKKYQLRVIVVKADADKSAVDSALSGGTSFADTAKKYSTDLTKGIGGEYGQVPETMLGASVRNAIAATKIGGTTDWIPTQLQGGETAYVKFLVENIIAAKKLSLDDKLKVRVRKKLMMDRGNVKNNIDKEMKAMRLDAKIDIKEPNFADAYRKFIDAYLKQGG
- a CDS encoding aminotransferase class V-fold PLP-dependent enzyme yields the protein MLSRRHFVSAAVALAAFRNDTLDRVERLMLTTDADPEVAAQDEEFWGGIQQAFSLDRNVVNFNNGGCSPSPRVVQDVLRRQIEFSNQAPSQVMWQQLEPEVESVRRRLARTFGCDAEEIAITRNASESLENVLFGLDLPRGAEVLTTTSDYPRNITTLQQRERRDGIRMVQVVPPTVPKDPRELVDIFERGITKETKLILVSQVSFLNGQIFPVRQVCELGNRHGIPVLVDGAHAFAQFPFMRDDLACDFYGTSLHKWLMAPLGTGFLHIRKSRIPEVWSLMASSEAQKGDIRKFEEIGTHPAANHNAIGEALTFHEMIGVERKAARFRYLRHRWTDKIVDLPKVKFSTNLDPRHSCALTLVSIDDIKPGDLQAWLLAKHSIYTTTIGTDHMSGIRVTPNVYSTVDEIDRFAEAMRIAATKGIG
- the rpsJ gene encoding 30S ribosomal protein S10, whose translation is MAGIKIRIRLRAYDHRIIDSSAEKIVDQAKRTGARVSGPIPLPTHIRKFCVIRGPHIDKESMEHFELRTHNRLIDILEPTNKTIDALMRLDLPSGVDIEIKSA
- a CDS encoding vitamin B12 dependent-methionine synthase activation domain-containing protein, giving the protein MSEAGPEKVCTYDPLHELMARFETVKLSSGSADPFEGLGVEDRLKKHIVDGIKKNLERDLDEAMAVYPPLQIINEILLDGMKTVGELFGSGKMQLPFVLQSAEVMKTAVRHLEPHMEKVEGSEKGSILLATVAGDVHDIGKNLVDIILSNNGYRVVNIGIKQPINSILEKAEEHRCQVIGMSGLLVKSTLIMRDNLLEMNQRGLSDMPVILGGAALTRGYVEQDLRDIYEGQVFYAQDAFEGLRLMGDLGRTGTATLERPAPAVEEVDEATPRVQSHRVGVIDSALYVFTGERSDVEPVAEPPKLPFYGDRKHTKFDIFELYKYINPIALFRGQWQYKRPDGMSNPEFTQWLAENVEPVFERLKRELASVLKPRVKWGYFPCASEGNDLIIYQDDARTERTRFNFPRQRDGRRQCLSDFFQPVGSGIVDTVAFHVVTVGGDTSVLERSLFDRGDYQDYLYVHGMGVETAEALAEYWHRQIRLEMGIGDQEPEEMRLLFSARYHGARYSFGYPACPNLEDQAKLFDLLRPEEIGLELSEEFMLVPEQSTSAIIVHHPDAKYFNIR